ACTTGGTAGGAAAATTAGCCAACATTTTTACGGATTTAGAAAAGAAGGAGTTAAGATATTTAGGAAAAATCAAGGCGATAATATCTTCTGAGGGAATTGAAGTTGAGAAAAAATACCAACAAGGATTTAGAATAAAGACATTTTGTAAGTTAATGTTTTCATGTAATCGTTTTCCTAAATGTCATGATCAATCTCAAGGATTTTTTCGTAGATGGATAATTGTAAAATGGGATAGGAATTTTGAAAACGATCCTGAAAGAATTGAATATCTTAAAGAAAAATTAATTGAGAATAAATCAGAAATAAATCTAGTCTTTTCCAATCTTGTTACAATTGCCAATCGGTTAAACAAAGTTGGAAGATTTACTCATACCAAAGATTATAAAGTCATTCAAAAAATGTGGAATGAAAATGCAAACCCATTAGAACAGTTTTACACCAACTGCATTATTGACAGCGAATGTAATAGAACTAAACGAGAGACATATCAATTCTACAAAAATTATTGTTATGAGATATGAGAAACCCCACTTGGAATGGGCCAATTCAGTTCCCTCTGTTGGGACAGACGACTTTATTAAAAGGAAAAAACTAATAGAATAAATTGTCACAAACCAAACCAAAACGTCCTACTGGTCTTACTGTTTTAGGAATTCTTTACATTATAACTGCAATTACAAATTTCGTTTCGGCTATGGAGACATTTAGAGTCTATCAGGCTACAAAATTATGGTCTGATGGAGATAGTGTTCTTGGAATGGTTTGGTTTTTTTTATTTATTACTATGATTTTATTTTTTGTAATAGCAGGTCTAATATTTTCTGGGAAGGGAAGAAAAGCTATAATAGGTTTAGTAATTGCCACTATTGTTCTAGGGGTAATTTCTTTGATGGCACAGAGTCCAGCCGCCATTATGTCTATTATTGTTAATATTATAATTATTATTTATTTGAGAAAACAACATGTGAAAGAATATTTTGATGGCACATCAATTCAATCTACTTTTTCTTCCGAGTCTAATCTTCATCCACCATCAACTTCAACAGATGATGCTGAACCTTTAGACATACTTAAGAAAAGATATGCAGAAGGCGAAATAACCAAAGAAGAGTTTGATGACATTAAAAAAGATTTGATGTAAATTTTTTACTCCATTTTTACTTAATTTCAATTAGTGTATATTATCAGAGTATTGGTGAAGAATCAATTGTAATTCTAAAAAAAATTTAAAATGTATTTAAACCTAAAATACAATACAAAGAAAATGTTTTGTAAACAATGCTCTGCTGAAAATATGCCTAACTCAAAATTTTGTACAACATGTGGTAGTAAACTTCATACAATTAAAGAAAAACAATCAGTAACAATTCTTAATAAAATATCAGAAATTGATTTAAAAAAATTAAAAATTCAGTTAGCAAAAGGAGAAATCACTCCTGTAGAATTCCAAGAAAAGCTAAAATTGATAAAATCAGGAAAAATGAACGCAGTAATTACATCAAAAAAAGAAAAACAATCAGTAACAATTCTTAATAAAATATCAGAAATTGATTTAAAAAAATTAAAAATTCAGTTAGCAAAAGGAGAAATCACTCCTGTAGAATTCCAAGAAAAGCAGCAACAGTATTCATCAAAAATTAAAAAAAACAAAGTACATTTTGAAAGTTTGTTAAAAAAAGGAATGGAATTATTTAATCATGGTCAACACAAAGAGGCAACAAAGTATTTTGATAAAGCATTAAGCATAGAGCCTAAAAAAATCAATTTATTAATTTTGAAAGGAAAATCACTTTATTACTTAAATAAATTCAAATCATCAATATCCTATTTTGATGAAGTTTTAAAATTAGAACCAAATAACATTGAAGTTTTAGAGTATAAGGGACAAGTGTTAAGTAGAATTAAAAGATATGATGAAGCACTTTTAATTTTTGATGTAACTTTGGGCATTAATTCTAAAAATCCCTCTGTGTGGATAGAGAAGGGAGATACAATAATGAAAAAAGTATTACATCAAAAGACACCACAACATCCTAGATTAAGAACCGCCTTTCAATCAGGACAAAGTGCCAAATTCAAAGAAGCAATAACATGTTTTGATAAAGCATTAAAATTCAATTCAAATAACATAGATGCACTAAACAGAAAAGGAGATGCGTATTGCTTGTTAGAAACATTAGGAGAAAACAAAGGCTGGTCATTTAGAGATGGAATCAAATGTTATGACAAAGTACTAAAAATTGAACCAGAAA
This genomic window from Nitrosopumilus ureiphilus contains:
- a CDS encoding SHOCT domain-containing protein; the encoded protein is MSQTKPKRPTGLTVLGILYIITAITNFVSAMETFRVYQATKLWSDGDSVLGMVWFFLFITMILFFVIAGLIFSGKGRKAIIGLVIATIVLGVISLMAQSPAAIMSIIVNIIIIIYLRKQHVKEYFDGTSIQSTFSSESNLHPPSTSTDDAEPLDILKKRYAEGEITKEEFDDIKKDLM
- a CDS encoding tetratricopeptide repeat protein; its protein translation is MFCKQCSAENMPNSKFCTTCGSKLHTIKEKQSVTILNKISEIDLKKLKIQLAKGEITPVEFQEKLKLIKSGKMNAVITSKKEKQSVTILNKISEIDLKKLKIQLAKGEITPVEFQEKQQQYSSKIKKNKVHFESLLKKGMELFNHGQHKEATKYFDKALSIEPKKINLLILKGKSLYYLNKFKSSISYFDEVLKLEPNNIEVLEYKGQVLSRIKRYDEALLIFDVTLGINSKNPSVWIEKGDTIMKKVLHQKTPQHPRLRTAFQSGQSAKFKEAITCFDKALKFNSNNIDALNRKGDAYCLLETLGENKGWSFRDGIKCYDKVLKIEPENRIALNNKGDAYLNTKYGGWYKTAITCFDKILRKNPDDVIVLCNKGRALSLKGKIKDSLPYFDKALSIEPNNLRALELKKIALSKH
- a CDS encoding DUF5906 domain-containing protein, with the protein product MSETIVKEQYSELEWLEDLFNSSESERTVVVAKAPLRSFDLFCQSQNVTREDMIKRYQKWFKPEKESEVEQDIAENKFLRANLVGKLANIFTDLEKKELRYLGKIKAIISSEGIEVEKKYQQGFRIKTFCKLMFSCNRFPKCHDQSQGFFRRWIIVKWDRNFENDPERIEYLKEKLIENKSEINLVFSNLVTIANRLNKVGRFTHTKDYKVIQKMWNENANPLEQFYTNCIIDSECNRTKRETYQFYKNYCYEI